From the Roseibium salinum genome, one window contains:
- a CDS encoding VOC family protein, whose translation MRKLQTQGIHHITLVGADRQTSIDFWEGVLGMPFVFEQPNLDDPDQSHLYFDPGDGRLITIFTSEDRKPDAEPAPQAIGCVHHLALNVSQATFRQVSERLDARGIRHSGPVDRGFMDSIYFRDPLGFLIELASYRFVPPEGVSMGEVMLEAHKLRVGRGDYNIREVHLADAIEILTRETRRSLSEDRDAKNPYRPKDE comes from the coding sequence ATGCGAAAGTTACAGACCCAGGGTATTCACCACATCACGCTGGTCGGTGCCGACCGGCAGACCTCCATCGATTTCTGGGAGGGCGTCCTGGGCATGCCGTTCGTGTTCGAGCAGCCGAACCTGGACGATCCGGACCAGAGCCACCTCTATTTCGACCCCGGCGACGGCAGGCTGATCACGATCTTCACCAGCGAGGACCGCAAGCCCGATGCGGAGCCGGCGCCTCAGGCGATCGGCTGCGTGCATCATCTGGCGCTCAACGTTTCCCAGGCGACGTTCCGGCAGGTGTCCGAGCGGCTGGACGCGCGCGGGATCCGGCACAGCGGTCCGGTTGACCGCGGTTTCATGGATTCAATCTATTTCCGCGATCCGCTCGGCTTCCTGATCGAACTTGCCAGCTACCGTTTCGTGCCGCCCGAAGGCGTGTCCATGGGCGAGGTGATGCTGGAGGCCCACAAGCTGCGGGTCGGGCGCGGCGACTACAACATTCGGGAAGTGCATCTGGCGGACGCGATCGAGATCCTGACGCGCGAAACGCGCCGCAGCCTCTCCGAAGACCGGGATGCGAAAAATCCCTATCGTCCGAAGGATGAGTGA
- a CDS encoding ATP-dependent zinc protease has product MKSVKKTRAAVAADIIGWREIVSLPELGVFDMRAKIDTGARTSALHAEEHEIFDRSGVRWVRFRVPASRHHRDFRVEVPVLDERDIKNTSGVPERRIVIRTVLHLGRHNWHVDVSLANRANMGFDMILGRTAIRRHNVLVDPGRSFLAGNPAPTMKH; this is encoded by the coding sequence ATGAAAAGTGTCAAGAAGACGCGCGCCGCCGTTGCTGCGGATATCATCGGCTGGCGCGAGATCGTCAGTCTGCCGGAACTGGGCGTATTCGATATGCGCGCCAAGATCGACACGGGCGCGCGCACCTCTGCGCTGCACGCGGAAGAGCACGAGATTTTTGACCGGAGCGGCGTCAGGTGGGTCCGCTTCCGGGTGCCGGCGTCCCGTCATCATCGTGACTTCAGGGTTGAGGTACCGGTTCTGGATGAGCGGGACATCAAGAACACAAGCGGGGTTCCCGAACGCCGCATCGTCATCCGGACCGTACTGCATCTGGGCCGCCACAACTGGCATGTGGACGTTTCGCTGGCCAACCGCGCGAATATGGGCTTCGATATGATACTCGGGCGTACGGCCATCCGGCGGCACAATGTCCTGGTGGATCCCGGCAGGTCGTTCCTGGCAGGCAACCCCGCTCCGACCATGAAGCACTAG